The following coding sequences are from one Brienomyrus brachyistius isolate T26 chromosome 2, BBRACH_0.4, whole genome shotgun sequence window:
- the nr2f1a gene encoding nuclear receptor subfamily 2 group F member 1-A isoform X1: MAMVVSVWRDPQEDVAGGTPSGPNPAAQPARDQQQAASAAPHTPQTPSQPGPPSTPGTAGDKGQNQNSAQNQQHIECVVCGDKSSGKHYGQFTCEGCKSFFKRSVRRNLTYTCRANRNCPIDQHHRNQCQYCRLKKCLKVGMRREAVQRGRMPPTQPNPGQYALTNGDPLNGHCYLSGYISLLLRAEPYPTSRYGSQCMQPNNIMGIENICELAARLLFSAVEWARNIPFFPDLQITDQVSLLRLTWSELFVLNAAQCSMPLHVAPLLAAAGLHASPMSADRVVAFMDHIRIFQEQVEKLKALHVDSAEYSCMKAIVLFTSDACGLSDAAHIESLQEKSQCALEEYVRSQYPNQPSRFGKLLLRLPSLRTVSSSVIEQLFFVRLVGKTPIETLIRDMLLSGSSFNWPYMSIQ; the protein is encoded by the exons ATGGCAATGGTAGTTAGCGTTTGGCGAGATCCGCAGGAAGACGTGGCCGGAGGAACTCCGAGCGGCCCGAATCCAGCAGCTCAGCCGGCAAGGGATCAACAGCAGGCGGCGTCGGCAGCACCACACACTCCGCAGACCCCCAGCCAGCCTGGACCTCCGTCAACGCCAGGGACTGCGGGCGACAAGGGACAGAATCAGAATTCTGCACAAAATCAACAGCATATTGAATGTGTGGTTTGCGGAGACAAATCCAGCGGCAAGCACTACGGTCAGTTCACCTGCGAGGGATGCAAAAGTTTCTTCAAGAGGAGTGTCCGAAGGAACTTAACGTATACATGTCGTGCCAACAGGAACTGTCCCATCGATCAGCACCATCGTAATCAATGCCAGTACTGCCGACTGAAGAAGTGTTTAAAAGTGGGCATGCGGCGGGAAG CGGTTCAGCGAGGAAGAATGCCTCCAACCCAGCCGAACCCAGGCCAGTACGCTCTGACGAATGGAGACCCTCTGAACGGCCATTGCTATCTGTCCGGATACATCTCGTTATTGCTTCGGGCAGAGCCCTACCCAACTTCACGATACGGCAGCCAGTGCATGCAGCCCAACAATATCATGGGTATCGAGAACATCTGCGAACTGGCAGCTCGCTTGCTCTTCAGCGCTGTGGAATGGGCCAGGAACATCCCTTTCTTCCCCGATTTGCAAATTACAGACCAGGTGTCTCTTCTCAGGCTGACGTGGAGCGAGTTGTTTGTGCTTAACGCGGCTCAGTGCTCCATGCCCTTGCATGTGGCCCCTCTACTCGCCGCGGCTGGCCTCCACGCCTCTCCGATGTCTGCGGATCGGGTCGTGGCTTTCATGGATCACATTCGTATCTTTCAGGAGCAGGTTGAGAAGCTCAAGGCCCTTCACGTCGATTCAGCAGAGTACAGCTGTATGAAGGCAATAGTCCTTTTCACATCAG ACGCTTGCGGCCTGTCAGACGCGGCTCACATCGAAAGCCTGCAGGAGAAGTCGCAGTGCGCCCTAGAGGAATACGTGCGGAGCCAGTACCCTAACCAGCCCAGTCGCTTTGGCAAGCTCTTACTGCGGCTGCCTTCTCTACGCACCGTCTCTTCATCTGTAATTGAGCAGCTGTTCTTCGTCCGTTTGGTAGGTAAAACTCCCATTGAAACCCTCATCAGGGATATGTTGTTATCCGGGAGCAGCTTCAACTGGCCTTATATGTCCATCCAATGA
- the nr2f1a gene encoding nuclear receptor subfamily 2 group F member 1-A isoform X2, producing MCGLRRQIQRQALRNCPIDQHHRNQCQYCRLKKCLKVGMRREAVQRGRMPPTQPNPGQYALTNGDPLNGHCYLSGYISLLLRAEPYPTSRYGSQCMQPNNIMGIENICELAARLLFSAVEWARNIPFFPDLQITDQVSLLRLTWSELFVLNAAQCSMPLHVAPLLAAAGLHASPMSADRVVAFMDHIRIFQEQVEKLKALHVDSAEYSCMKAIVLFTSDACGLSDAAHIESLQEKSQCALEEYVRSQYPNQPSRFGKLLLRLPSLRTVSSSVIEQLFFVRLVGKTPIETLIRDMLLSGSSFNWPYMSIQ from the exons ATGTGTGGTTTGCGGAGACAAATCCAGCGGCAAGCACTACG GAACTGTCCCATCGATCAGCACCATCGTAATCAATGCCAGTACTGCCGACTGAAGAAGTGTTTAAAAGTGGGCATGCGGCGGGAAG CGGTTCAGCGAGGAAGAATGCCTCCAACCCAGCCGAACCCAGGCCAGTACGCTCTGACGAATGGAGACCCTCTGAACGGCCATTGCTATCTGTCCGGATACATCTCGTTATTGCTTCGGGCAGAGCCCTACCCAACTTCACGATACGGCAGCCAGTGCATGCAGCCCAACAATATCATGGGTATCGAGAACATCTGCGAACTGGCAGCTCGCTTGCTCTTCAGCGCTGTGGAATGGGCCAGGAACATCCCTTTCTTCCCCGATTTGCAAATTACAGACCAGGTGTCTCTTCTCAGGCTGACGTGGAGCGAGTTGTTTGTGCTTAACGCGGCTCAGTGCTCCATGCCCTTGCATGTGGCCCCTCTACTCGCCGCGGCTGGCCTCCACGCCTCTCCGATGTCTGCGGATCGGGTCGTGGCTTTCATGGATCACATTCGTATCTTTCAGGAGCAGGTTGAGAAGCTCAAGGCCCTTCACGTCGATTCAGCAGAGTACAGCTGTATGAAGGCAATAGTCCTTTTCACATCAG ACGCTTGCGGCCTGTCAGACGCGGCTCACATCGAAAGCCTGCAGGAGAAGTCGCAGTGCGCCCTAGAGGAATACGTGCGGAGCCAGTACCCTAACCAGCCCAGTCGCTTTGGCAAGCTCTTACTGCGGCTGCCTTCTCTACGCACCGTCTCTTCATCTGTAATTGAGCAGCTGTTCTTCGTCCGTTTGGTAGGTAAAACTCCCATTGAAACCCTCATCAGGGATATGTTGTTATCCGGGAGCAGCTTCAACTGGCCTTATATGTCCATCCAATGA